A portion of the Harpia harpyja isolate bHarHar1 chromosome 15, bHarHar1 primary haplotype, whole genome shotgun sequence genome contains these proteins:
- the ATP5MC2 gene encoding ATP synthase F(0) complex subunit C2, mitochondrial has protein sequence MYACAKFISAPALVRRSSRVLCQPLSASVLSRPEAQTEQARPSAHRAIQTSAAHQDIDTAAKFIGAGAATVGVAGSGAGIGTVFGSLIIGYARNPSLKQQLFSYAILGFALSEAMGLFCLMVAFLILFAM, from the exons ATGTACGCCTGTGCAAAGTTCATCTCCGCCCCTGCGCTA GTGAGGAGGAGCTCACGGGTGCTGTGccagcccctctctgcctccGTCCTGAGCAGACCTGAGGCCCAGACAGAGCAG gcgcggccgagcgcccaccGGGCCATCCAGACGAGCGCGGCCCACCAGGACATCGACACCGCCGCCAAGTTCATCGGCGCCGGCGCTGCCACCGTGGGGGTGGCTGGCTCCGGTGCCGGCATCGGCACCGTCTTCGGCAGCCTCATCATCGGCTACGccag GAACCCCTCGCTTAAACAGCAGCTTTTCTCCTACGCCATCTTGGGCTTTGCCCTCTCCGAGGCCATGGGGCTCTTCTGCCTCATGGTGGCCTTCCTCATCCTCTTCGCCATGTGA